The bacterium genome has a segment encoding these proteins:
- a CDS encoding GMC family oxidoreductase has product MDAYDVIIVGTGAGGGTLAYALAPTGKRILLLERGGYLPREKANWDPGAVFPDARYKTAEVWHDGAGRAFRPEMNYYVGGNTKVYGAALLRMRERDFGEVRHHDGLSPAWPLAYADFEPYYAAAEHLYMVHGRHGEDPLDPPSSRAYAFAPLRHEPRIQGIADALRAEGLHPFPLPMAINRDDAAPRARPCIRCDTCDGFPCLVDAKCDAQVTCVDRAVTHGNVTLRINARVTGLRTNAAGTEVTQVDAEIDGATEAFSGGIVVIACGAINSAALLLRSAGDRHPRGLANSSDQVGRNLMLHNNSAMLAVSATTANPTVFQKTLGLNDFYFTGPDVDYPLGHIQLMGKSKPEMLRGETPAVTPYGALEYVTGHAVDWWMTTEDLPRPDNRVTLDAADQIVLTYAPNNEEPHRRLVGLLEQMLRRTGHAHTFLPHTAYFAKRVPLAAVCHQVGTCRFGTDPRTSVLDLMCRTHDVANLYVVDGSFFPSISSVNPSLTIIANALRVAEHLRARLGAA; this is encoded by the coding sequence GTGGACGCCTATGATGTCATCATCGTCGGCACGGGCGCCGGCGGGGGCACCCTCGCGTACGCGCTCGCGCCGACGGGCAAGCGGATCCTCCTGCTGGAACGCGGCGGCTACCTCCCGAGGGAAAAGGCCAACTGGGACCCCGGCGCAGTTTTCCCCGACGCGCGCTACAAGACGGCCGAGGTCTGGCACGACGGCGCCGGGCGCGCATTTCGTCCGGAGATGAACTACTACGTCGGCGGCAACACGAAGGTGTACGGTGCGGCGCTACTGCGGATGCGCGAGCGAGACTTCGGCGAGGTTCGCCATCACGACGGGCTCTCGCCGGCGTGGCCGCTCGCCTACGCCGACTTCGAGCCATACTACGCCGCGGCGGAGCACCTGTACATGGTGCACGGACGCCACGGCGAGGACCCGCTCGACCCGCCGTCGTCGCGCGCGTACGCGTTTGCGCCGCTCCGCCACGAGCCGCGCATCCAGGGGATCGCCGACGCCCTGCGCGCGGAGGGACTGCACCCGTTCCCGCTGCCGATGGCGATCAACCGTGACGACGCCGCACCCCGCGCGCGCCCGTGCATCCGGTGCGACACGTGCGACGGATTCCCGTGCCTCGTGGATGCGAAGTGCGATGCCCAGGTGACCTGCGTGGATCGCGCGGTGACCCATGGCAACGTCACGCTGCGGATCAACGCCCGCGTGACCGGTCTGCGCACGAACGCGGCGGGAACCGAGGTCACCCAGGTCGACGCCGAGATCGACGGGGCGACCGAGGCGTTTTCCGGCGGGATCGTCGTCATCGCCTGCGGGGCAATCAACTCCGCCGCGTTGCTCCTGCGCTCCGCCGGCGATCGGCATCCGCGCGGCCTCGCAAACTCGTCCGACCAAGTCGGCCGCAACCTCATGCTCCACAACAACTCGGCGATGCTCGCCGTGTCCGCCACCACCGCGAATCCCACGGTCTTCCAGAAGACCCTCGGCCTCAACGACTTCTACTTCACCGGACCGGATGTGGACTACCCGCTCGGCCACATCCAACTCATGGGGAAGTCGAAGCCGGAGATGCTCCGGGGGGAAACCCCGGCGGTGACCCCGTACGGCGCGCTCGAGTACGTGACCGGCCACGCCGTGGACTGGTGGATGACCACGGAGGACCTGCCCCGTCCCGACAACCGAGTGACGCTGGACGCAGCTGACCAGATCGTCCTCACCTACGCGCCGAACAACGAGGAACCGCACCGTCGGTTGGTGGGGCTCCTCGAACAGATGCTCCGGCGAACGGGACACGCGCACACGTTCCTGCCCCACACCGCCTATTTCGCCAAGCGGGTACCGCTCGCCGCCGTGTGTCATCAGGTGGGCACGTGTCGCTTCGGCACGGATCCCCGAACGTCCGTGCTCGATCTCATGTGCCGGACGCACGACGTCGCGAATCTCTACGTCGTGGACGGCAGCTTCTTCCCGTCGATTTCCTCCGTGAACCCGTCGTTGACGATCATCGCGAACGCGCTTCGCGTCGCCGAGCACCTGCGCGCGCGCCTGGGTGCCGCGTAG
- the fabG gene encoding 3-oxoacyl-ACP reductase FabG, with protein sequence MEIRLDKKRAVVTGANSGIGEAIALELAGAGARVCVNYVVHPEAAEQVVARITSAGGDAHALAADVSDAAQVAQMFSALDRTWGGIDVLVNNAGVDGPRAPAWEYSLDAWRRVLAINLDGAYACAREALRRMIPQRGGVVLNLTSVHEFIPWTGYTAYTASKAGLSMLTKTLAQEAAPHGVRVLAIAPGAIQTPINADVWEDPSTRADLMSKIPMGRMGRPDEIAKMAVVLASDVAGYITGTTVLVDGGMTLYPSFMHGG encoded by the coding sequence GTGGAGATTCGTCTGGACAAGAAGCGCGCGGTGGTGACCGGCGCCAACTCCGGCATCGGCGAGGCGATCGCGCTTGAGCTTGCGGGCGCGGGAGCCCGCGTGTGCGTGAACTACGTCGTACATCCCGAGGCGGCGGAGCAGGTGGTCGCGCGCATCACGAGCGCGGGCGGTGACGCGCACGCCCTCGCGGCGGACGTCTCGGACGCGGCGCAGGTCGCGCAGATGTTCTCCGCGCTCGACCGGACCTGGGGCGGCATCGACGTCCTCGTCAACAACGCCGGGGTCGATGGACCGCGCGCCCCCGCATGGGAGTACTCGCTGGACGCGTGGCGCCGGGTGCTGGCGATCAACCTTGACGGCGCGTACGCGTGCGCGCGCGAAGCGCTCCGGCGCATGATCCCGCAGCGGGGCGGGGTCGTGCTCAATCTCACCTCGGTGCACGAGTTCATTCCCTGGACCGGGTACACCGCGTACACCGCCAGCAAGGCCGGCCTCAGCATGCTGACGAAGACGCTCGCGCAGGAGGCCGCGCCCCACGGAGTCCGCGTCCTGGCGATCGCTCCGGGCGCGATCCAGACGCCGATCAACGCGGACGTGTGGGAAGATCCGTCGACCCGGGCCGACCTGATGAGCAAGATCCCGATGGGGCGGATGGGCCGGCCGGACGAGATCGCCAAGATGGCGGTCGTGCTCGCCTCCGACGTCGCCGGCTACATCACCGGCACGACAGTGCTCGTGGACGGCGGCATGACGCTCTACCCGTCGTTTATGCACGGGGGCTAG
- a CDS encoding carbon-nitrogen hydrolase family protein — protein MRIRIATCQFPVDADVRRNARYVLRQMRAAKERGARVTHFPECALSGYAGADFASYDGFDWARLAACTDPVLDLARRLRLWVVLGSTHRLTGRHKPHNSLYIVDDRGAVVDRYDKRFCAGDRSGRTGDLAHYSPGDRSSVFTVDGVRCGALICHDYRYPELYREYTRRGVHVVFHSYHAGHITPKRLTDMREYVGARFRTLNRGGTLPGITMPATMVAAAATNHVWISCSNTSARESCWASFFVRPDGVVTGRLPLNRAGVLISTVDTREPIYDSTVSWRARAMRGVLHSGTLVNDRRSAQRTRL, from the coding sequence ATGCGCATCAGGATTGCGACCTGCCAGTTTCCCGTCGACGCCGATGTCCGCCGCAACGCACGGTACGTGCTGCGGCAGATGCGCGCCGCGAAGGAGCGCGGCGCGCGCGTTACGCACTTTCCCGAGTGCGCGCTCTCGGGCTACGCGGGCGCGGACTTCGCGTCCTACGACGGATTCGATTGGGCGCGGCTCGCCGCGTGCACGGACCCGGTCCTCGATCTGGCGCGCCGGTTGCGGCTCTGGGTCGTCCTGGGGTCGACTCACCGGCTGACCGGCAGGCACAAGCCGCACAACAGCCTCTACATCGTCGACGACCGCGGCGCCGTCGTCGACCGCTACGACAAACGGTTCTGCGCGGGAGACCGGTCGGGACGGACGGGCGACCTCGCCCACTACAGTCCGGGTGACCGCAGCAGCGTGTTCACGGTCGACGGCGTCCGGTGCGGCGCCCTGATCTGCCACGACTACCGGTATCCGGAACTGTATCGCGAGTACACGCGCAGGGGCGTTCACGTGGTGTTCCACTCCTATCACGCCGGCCACATCACACCGAAACGCCTCACGGACATGCGCGAGTATGTCGGCGCCAGGTTCCGCACGCTCAACAGAGGCGGCACCCTGCCGGGAATCACGATGCCCGCAACGATGGTGGCCGCCGCCGCCACCAACCACGTCTGGATCAGCTGCAGCAACACCTCCGCGCGGGAGAGCTGCTGGGCGAGTTTCTTCGTGCGCCCGGACGGCGTCGTGACCGGCCGGTTGCCGCTGAACAGGGCGGGCGTCTTGATCTCGACGGTCGACACACGCGAACCGATCTATGACTCCACGGTCTCGTGGAGGGCTCGTGCCATGCGCGGCGTCTTGCACAGCGGCACGCTGGTCAACGACCGGCGGTCGGCGCAGCGGACGCGGCTCTAA
- a CDS encoding glucan 1,4-alpha-glucosidase produces the protein MDDPATQAPGWPGSPARWTSSAKTGVGTALSFASRIWFTLSHGILNEVYWPRQDRACTRDMGLIVTDGHTFFSEEKRHTRSEVFRAAPGVPAYRVVNTCLNGRYRIEKDIIADPARDSVLQRTRFVPLTGSVQDYHLYVLLAPHLSNHGGGNTAWTDAFKGAPMLFAERDGSALALGCSAPWRARSVGFVGVSDGWQDLVRNKHLTWAYPRAENGNVALVAEIDLQAADGECVLALGFGADAAEAGHRVIASLLDGFEPAKDTYVRRWQEWQRSLTKAPGRGAPSAPIEAGKDVYRTSAAVLRTHESKTFPGGMIASLSIPWGFAQEDGDLGGYHLVWPRDLVESASGLLAAGGIQDVRRVLHYLRVTQEEDGHWPQNMWLDGSPYWGGVQMDETALPILLVDLLRRGGHLDAIGVQRYWPMVRNAAGFVVRNGPVTQQDRWEEDPGYSPFTLAAEIAGLLAAADLAELNGDAAVACYLRETADIWNANVERWTYVANTDLARRLDVRGYYVRIAPPDVAESASRDGFVPIKNRPPGSSAAPASQLISPDALALVRFGLRAPDDPRIVDTVRVIDALLKVDTPAGPAWHRYNGDGYGEHEDGRAFDGTGVGRAWPLLTGERAHYELAAGHREVAEQLLRTMEAFASDSGLIPEQVWDGPDLPARELFFGRPSGSAMPLVWAHAEYIKLHRSIADGRVFDMPPQAAARYRAGRETAGGRYTPWRFNNKSRALAAGTTLRVETLAPAVVHWSDDAWRTVRDSASQDTGLGVHVADIPTAALARGADVRFTFYWPQAARWEGVDFTVIVE, from the coding sequence ATGGACGATCCCGCAACGCAGGCACCAGGGTGGCCCGGCTCCCCGGCGCGATGGACATCGAGCGCCAAGACCGGCGTGGGCACGGCGCTGAGCTTCGCGAGCCGCATCTGGTTCACACTGAGTCACGGCATCCTGAATGAGGTGTACTGGCCGCGGCAGGACCGGGCCTGCACGCGCGACATGGGCCTGATCGTCACGGACGGACACACGTTCTTTTCGGAGGAGAAGCGCCATACTCGCTCGGAGGTATTCCGCGCGGCGCCCGGGGTGCCGGCCTACCGGGTCGTCAACACCTGTCTCAACGGGCGGTACCGCATCGAGAAGGACATCATCGCGGATCCCGCGCGCGACTCAGTTCTCCAGCGGACGCGCTTCGTCCCGCTCACCGGCAGCGTACAGGACTATCACCTGTACGTACTGCTTGCGCCCCATCTCAGCAACCACGGCGGTGGCAACACCGCGTGGACCGACGCGTTCAAAGGCGCGCCGATGCTGTTCGCGGAACGGGACGGAAGTGCGCTCGCCCTGGGGTGCTCCGCGCCATGGCGCGCGCGGTCGGTGGGATTTGTCGGGGTCTCGGACGGCTGGCAGGACCTGGTCCGGAACAAACACCTGACGTGGGCATACCCGCGGGCCGAGAACGGCAACGTCGCGCTCGTCGCAGAAATCGACCTCCAGGCCGCCGACGGCGAGTGTGTGCTCGCGCTGGGATTTGGCGCGGACGCGGCCGAGGCGGGCCATCGGGTCATCGCCAGTCTGCTCGACGGCTTCGAGCCGGCAAAAGACACCTACGTGCGGCGCTGGCAGGAGTGGCAGCGCAGCCTCACCAAGGCGCCGGGGCGCGGCGCCCCGAGCGCGCCCATCGAGGCGGGGAAGGACGTGTACCGAACGAGCGCCGCGGTGCTGCGGACCCATGAGTCGAAGACGTTCCCCGGGGGCATGATCGCGAGCCTCTCGATCCCGTGGGGGTTCGCGCAGGAGGACGGCGACCTGGGAGGCTACCACCTCGTGTGGCCCCGCGACCTCGTCGAGTCCGCAAGCGGCCTGCTCGCCGCCGGGGGCATCCAAGATGTCCGCCGTGTACTGCACTACCTTCGGGTGACGCAGGAAGAGGACGGCCACTGGCCCCAGAACATGTGGCTGGACGGCTCCCCGTACTGGGGAGGCGTCCAGATGGACGAAACCGCGTTGCCGATCCTGCTCGTGGACCTGCTGCGGCGCGGCGGCCACCTCGATGCCATCGGCGTCCAGCGCTACTGGCCGATGGTCCGTAACGCCGCCGGGTTCGTCGTGCGCAACGGGCCGGTGACCCAGCAGGACCGCTGGGAGGAAGACCCCGGGTACTCGCCGTTCACGCTTGCCGCAGAGATCGCCGGGTTGCTCGCCGCCGCGGACCTCGCGGAGTTAAACGGGGACGCCGCCGTGGCGTGCTACCTACGCGAGACCGCGGACATCTGGAACGCGAACGTCGAACGCTGGACGTACGTCGCGAACACCGATCTTGCCAGACGATTGGACGTTCGCGGCTACTACGTCCGCATCGCGCCCCCCGACGTCGCCGAATCCGCGTCGCGCGACGGGTTCGTGCCGATCAAGAACCGACCGCCCGGCAGCAGCGCCGCGCCGGCCTCGCAGCTCATCAGCCCCGACGCGCTCGCGCTCGTCCGGTTCGGTCTCCGGGCGCCGGACGATCCCCGCATCGTCGACACGGTCAGGGTGATCGACGCCCTCCTCAAGGTGGACACTCCGGCCGGCCCGGCGTGGCACCGATACAACGGCGATGGCTACGGGGAGCACGAGGACGGCCGCGCGTTCGACGGCACCGGAGTCGGCCGCGCGTGGCCGCTGCTCACGGGCGAGCGCGCGCACTACGAACTCGCGGCTGGCCACCGCGAAGTCGCCGAACAGCTCCTCCGGACGATGGAAGCGTTCGCGAGCGACAGCGGGCTGATCCCGGAGCAGGTGTGGGACGGTCCCGATCTCCCGGCGCGGGAGCTGTTCTTCGGACGGCCGTCAGGGTCTGCGATGCCGTTGGTATGGGCGCACGCGGAGTACATCAAGCTGCACCGCTCGATCGCGGACGGCCGCGTGTTCGACATGCCTCCGCAAGCGGCCGCCCGCTACCGCGCAGGCCGTGAAACCGCGGGCGGCCGCTACACGCCGTGGCGCTTCAACAACAAGAGCCGCGCGCTCGCGGCCGGCACCACGCTGCGCGTGGAAACGCTCGCGCCCGCGGTGGTCCACTGGAGCGACGACGCGTGGCGGACGGTCCGGGACAGCGCATCGCAGGACACCGGCCTCGGCGTCCACGTGGCGGACATTCCGACGGCCGCACTCGCCCGGGGCGCCGACGTCCGGTTCACGTTCTACTGGCCGCAGGCCGCACGGTGGGAAGGCGTCGACTTCACGGTCATCGTGGAGTGA
- a CDS encoding MFS transporter, which yields MTGTSAGGARGGLGHIELWYLAYALFGVSVAGGLPILLPLTVIRGGTAGQIGLVIASMNLGSIAAPLWGELADRWRVHRALLAGGMAVTASAVGAFAFASHIGTWVLLALLLGLGSSAASTVAYMFVVEVYPKDEWSVRIGGLQTVYGLGWISGLVLAGATGRTDLRAGLLICGALTAAGAVLGWPATRTPPRLSTGRPVVDAPVPVMHVEHGPGSLSRNFHALRLETLRSLGKTLATPFGRFLGTWLLADAGGPAYYAVYPVLMQHVFQVGPARASLSYAAAVVISLFLYAPAGRLTNRLGATRVLQLGFAVRLLALVILAALAYAPVPGRSAWAELWFAVVVTSWALIGVSGVAVAAQRAPMGEGEAIGIFTATTALAGAAGAAIGGAAADRWGYGAVPVVGAACIITGLLISAADPGPRGSAPASAMDGLRGDGSGHPPGGRIVG from the coding sequence TGTCAGCGTCGCCGGCGGCCTGCCGATCCTGCTGCCGCTGACGGTCATCCGGGGTGGAACCGCCGGCCAGATCGGGCTCGTCATCGCGTCGATGAACCTGGGGAGCATCGCCGCGCCGCTGTGGGGCGAACTCGCCGATCGCTGGCGCGTGCATCGGGCGCTGCTGGCGGGAGGCATGGCGGTCACGGCCTCGGCCGTCGGCGCGTTTGCGTTTGCGTCCCACATCGGCACGTGGGTGCTGCTCGCCCTCCTGCTCGGGCTCGGCTCGTCCGCCGCGTCCACGGTCGCGTATATGTTCGTGGTGGAGGTCTATCCAAAAGACGAATGGTCCGTCCGCATCGGCGGGCTGCAAACAGTCTACGGCCTCGGCTGGATCAGTGGCCTCGTCCTGGCGGGGGCGACGGGCCGCACGGACCTGAGGGCCGGGCTGCTGATCTGCGGCGCGCTGACCGCGGCCGGCGCGGTGCTCGGCTGGCCGGCGACGCGCACACCGCCCCGCCTCTCGACCGGCCGGCCCGTGGTGGATGCCCCGGTTCCGGTGATGCACGTTGAGCACGGGCCCGGCAGCCTCTCCCGAAACTTCCACGCGCTGCGCCTCGAAACGCTGCGCTCGCTCGGCAAGACGCTCGCCACGCCGTTCGGCCGCTTCCTCGGCACATGGCTGCTGGCGGACGCGGGAGGGCCTGCATACTACGCGGTCTATCCGGTGTTGATGCAGCACGTCTTCCAGGTCGGCCCCGCGCGTGCGTCCCTCAGCTACGCGGCTGCGGTCGTGATCTCGCTCTTCCTGTACGCCCCGGCCGGACGGTTGACGAACCGGCTGGGGGCGACCCGCGTACTGCAATTGGGATTCGCCGTCCGCCTGCTTGCGCTCGTGATCCTCGCGGCGCTCGCGTACGCGCCGGTGCCCGGCCGGAGTGCCTGGGCCGAACTGTGGTTCGCGGTCGTCGTGACGTCCTGGGCCCTGATCGGCGTCAGCGGCGTGGCGGTCGCCGCACAGCGCGCCCCGATGGGCGAAGGCGAAGCGATCGGCATCTTCACCGCGACGACGGCGCTTGCGGGGGCGGCCGGCGCCGCGATCGGGGGCGCCGCAGCCGATCGGTGGGGCTACGGCGCGGTCCCGGTGGTGGGCGCCGCCTGCATCATCACCGGTCTGTTGATCAGCGCGGCCGACCCCGGCCCGCGAGGGTCCGCGCCGGCTTCGGCCATGGACGGTCTCCGGGGCGACGGCTCAGGTCACCCGCCGGGAGGACGGATTGTCGGGTAG